In Xanthocytophaga agilis, a genomic segment contains:
- a CDS encoding glycosyltransferase family 39 protein: MKRILSTQIQNPYWIVLLLSIVVFGFNAGELMLYGLDETKNAECAREMLQRNDWIVPTFNGELRTDKPPLHYYGMMIAYKVLGVNEFAARFFSLACGVITILFTYRFTQKYFNTRTAWIAATILLASVHVSIQFRMSVPDPYLIMLMSFSLMSFFYGYSQTHHSKSRNGFLLFYIGIGLSILSKGPVGMLLPGLIILFFLILKGDIHFSDRKLQLSILSKFHIIPGLLLVLLIALPWYIAVHIQTQGEWTEGFFLKHNLSRYTASMEGHGGIFLITILYVLVGLLPFSVFLPQSFLLAWKQRKNNDVLLFSLLVVSVITGFFMISSTKLPNYTVPAYPFAAILIAYFLDSVVSTRQYQKLKAGLIVYLILMFILPIGVYIALQQDASLKHLAWLAFLFLTFPLGAATAWVYYNRHNLLIAYHAVVISFLVTIGVLFGYAYPKVDKENPVAQTLRLLPNQQVVVGFKLFNPAYVYYLKRSIPVMHDPKELSLFLRQHPNAIVISREEFMNELTDIAHWKVLKKRRDTFESPTTVLLQKEQREITPEQLNLPQLTTNQGR, encoded by the coding sequence ATGAAAAGAATACTATCTACACAAATACAGAATCCCTATTGGATAGTATTGCTGCTATCTATAGTGGTCTTTGGTTTCAATGCTGGTGAGTTAATGCTATATGGGCTGGACGAAACAAAAAATGCAGAGTGTGCACGTGAAATGTTGCAGAGAAACGATTGGATTGTGCCAACATTTAACGGAGAACTACGCACAGATAAGCCTCCTCTTCATTATTATGGAATGATGATAGCGTATAAAGTACTGGGAGTAAATGAGTTTGCTGCGCGTTTCTTTTCGCTGGCATGTGGTGTTATTACTATACTATTCACCTATCGATTCACGCAGAAATATTTCAACACACGTACTGCCTGGATTGCAGCGACCATACTTCTCGCTTCAGTCCATGTATCTATCCAGTTCCGGATGTCAGTGCCTGATCCTTATCTGATTATGCTAATGAGCTTTTCGCTGATGAGTTTCTTTTATGGCTATTCACAGACACATCACAGCAAAAGCAGAAATGGATTTTTGTTATTTTATATAGGTATTGGATTAAGCATCCTATCCAAAGGTCCTGTAGGGATGCTATTACCAGGATTAATCATTTTGTTTTTTCTGATCCTGAAAGGTGACATTCATTTTTCAGATCGAAAACTGCAGTTATCTATTCTCAGCAAATTTCATATTATCCCAGGTTTGTTGCTTGTTTTGCTGATTGCTTTACCTTGGTACATTGCTGTTCATATTCAGACACAAGGAGAATGGACTGAAGGATTTTTTCTGAAACACAACCTATCCAGATATACCGCTTCGATGGAAGGCCATGGAGGCATCTTTTTGATAACTATTCTATATGTACTGGTAGGATTGCTGCCTTTTTCTGTATTTCTGCCTCAGAGCTTTCTGCTTGCCTGGAAGCAACGCAAAAACAATGATGTATTACTGTTCTCTTTGTTAGTAGTAAGTGTTATTACAGGGTTCTTTATGATCTCCAGCACTAAATTACCTAATTACACAGTTCCGGCTTATCCCTTTGCAGCTATTCTGATAGCCTATTTTCTGGATTCTGTAGTATCTACCAGACAATATCAAAAGCTTAAAGCAGGTTTGATTGTTTATCTCATACTCATGTTCATTCTGCCTATAGGTGTATATATTGCTCTGCAACAGGATGCATCTTTAAAACATCTGGCATGGTTAGCATTCTTGTTTCTTACTTTCCCACTGGGAGCAGCCACAGCATGGGTCTATTATAATCGACACAATCTTTTGATAGCTTATCATGCAGTTGTTATTTCTTTTCTGGTTACCATTGGAGTCTTATTTGGATATGCCTATCCTAAAGTAGACAAAGAAAACCCTGTAGCTCAAACACTCAGACTATTACCTAACCAACAAGTAGTTGTGGGATTTAAGCTATTCAATCCAGCCTATGTCTATTATCTGAAACGTTCAATACCTGTAATGCATGATCCAAAAGAACTCAGTCTTTTCTTACGACAGCATCCCAATGCGATTGTCATTAGCAGAGAAGAGTTTATGAATGAACTGACAGACATTGCTCATTGGAAAGTCCTTAAAAAACGCAGAGATACATTTGAATCTCCCACTACTGTACTACTACAGAAAGAACAAAGAGAGATAACACCCGAACAACTAAATCTGCCTCAGTTAACAACCAATCAAGGTAGATAA
- a CDS encoding glycosyltransferase family 2 protein has translation MSQIKLSLVITLLNEEDNIEPLLKSIYQNLEGINYEVILVDDGSTDATVRRIQQFASERVQALVLQRNYGQSTAMAAGIHQAQGEYIVTLDGDLQNDPSDIPMLLQMAEDEGWELIAGYRKNRQDGALLRKIPSKIANALIRKLTGVYLQDYGCTLKLFRKEIAKNLGLYGELHRFIPVLAKMQGAYMREVAVKHHPRIHGKSKYGLGRTFKVMSDLLLILFFQKYFSRPMHLFGPPGILSFFSGIGLGLYLLFVKLMGNDIGGRPLLTLTVVLLLGGLQLITFGFMAEIQMRTYYESQHKPNYTIKRIYNIQQTDGASKERRNASESMAQVTA, from the coding sequence ATGTCACAAATTAAACTATCATTAGTCATTACACTTCTCAATGAAGAAGACAATATAGAGCCTTTGCTCAAAAGTATTTATCAGAATCTGGAAGGAATTAACTATGAGGTGATTCTAGTGGATGATGGTTCAACGGATGCTACCGTACGAAGAATACAACAATTCGCCAGTGAAAGAGTACAAGCCTTGGTGCTACAACGCAATTATGGACAGTCCACAGCTATGGCAGCAGGTATTCACCAAGCTCAGGGAGAATATATAGTTACGCTTGATGGAGATCTGCAAAATGATCCTTCGGATATTCCAATGCTTCTACAAATGGCAGAAGACGAAGGTTGGGAATTGATTGCTGGTTATCGTAAAAACAGACAGGATGGAGCTTTATTACGCAAGATTCCCAGTAAAATTGCCAATGCACTGATTCGCAAGCTGACTGGAGTATATCTTCAGGACTATGGATGTACGCTAAAACTATTCAGAAAGGAAATTGCCAAAAACCTGGGACTATATGGCGAGTTGCATCGGTTTATACCTGTGCTGGCCAAAATGCAGGGTGCTTATATGCGGGAAGTAGCAGTAAAGCATCATCCTCGTATTCATGGTAAATCCAAGTATGGATTAGGTCGTACATTTAAAGTGATGAGTGACCTTTTGCTGATTCTGTTTTTTCAGAAATATTTTTCCAGACCAATGCACTTGTTTGGTCCTCCTGGTATTCTTTCATTCTTTTCAGGCATAGGCTTGGGATTATATCTGTTGTTTGTAAAGCTTATGGGTAATGATATTGGTGGTAGACCTTTGCTTACACTAACAGTTGTACTTCTGCTTGGTGGATTACAATTGATCACTTTTGGATTTATGGCAGAGATACAAATGCGAACGTATTATGAATCTCAACATAAACCTAATTACACAATCAAGAGAATTTATAACATTCAACAGACAGATGGAGCCAGCAAAGAAAGAAGAAACGCCAGTGAAAGCATGGCTCAAGTTACTGCTTAA
- a CDS encoding lysylphosphatidylglycerol synthase transmembrane domain-containing protein → MEPAKKEETPVKAWLKLLLKVSLTGTALYLVSLKISWQQIWQIVQTVHSGWMFGAFVLFNASKIVSALRLQYYWDAIGLRLSSTYNLKLYYTGMFYNLLLPGGIGGDGYKVWLLGKDQSISYKKLISATILDRISGLFPLQLLLCLLLIKMGFIDSWYLLLLVVGQIAFYLGGQTLVQFFFKDFTKVYHITNLLGMLVQILQVTCALFIVQALDIHSYYVEYVFLFLLSSIMAVLPITIAGIGAREVVGMLGSQYLPVDSEKMISLTLLFFAITTISSLTGIFLKTGFPIQTMKNNPLHNTLSTEQIISDK, encoded by the coding sequence ATGGAGCCAGCAAAGAAAGAAGAAACGCCAGTGAAAGCATGGCTCAAGTTACTGCTTAAGGTCAGTCTAACAGGGACTGCACTCTATCTGGTATCTTTAAAAATATCCTGGCAGCAAATCTGGCAGATCGTTCAAACAGTCCATTCTGGCTGGATGTTTGGGGCATTTGTGCTTTTTAACGCCTCAAAGATTGTTAGTGCCTTGCGTTTGCAGTATTACTGGGATGCCATAGGGTTGCGACTTTCATCAACTTATAATCTGAAACTCTATTATACAGGCATGTTTTACAACCTGTTGCTTCCCGGAGGTATAGGTGGCGATGGATATAAAGTATGGTTGTTGGGAAAGGATCAGTCGATTTCTTACAAGAAGCTAATCTCTGCCACAATTCTTGATAGAATAAGCGGATTATTTCCGCTTCAACTGCTACTTTGTCTGCTTCTGATAAAAATGGGTTTTATAGATTCCTGGTATCTGTTACTATTGGTAGTAGGCCAGATAGCTTTTTATCTGGGAGGGCAAACGCTGGTACAATTCTTTTTCAAGGATTTTACCAAAGTATATCATATTACCAATTTACTGGGAATGTTGGTTCAGATTTTGCAGGTCACATGTGCGCTCTTTATTGTTCAGGCACTGGATATTCATTCATATTATGTAGAGTATGTATTTTTATTTCTGTTATCATCAATTATGGCAGTATTACCAATTACCATTGCAGGTATAGGGGCTCGGGAAGTTGTGGGTATGCTGGGAAGTCAGTATCTGCCAGTCGACTCAGAAAAAATGATATCTCTAACACTTTTATTCTTTGCTATTACAACTATCAGTTCGCTAACAGGTATATTCCTAAAAACAGGTTTCCCCATTCAAACAATGAAAAACAATCCTTTACATAATACATTGTCCACTGAGCAAATTATTTCTGATAAATAA
- a CDS encoding acyl carrier protein produces MIQVIKDRVEYNLQHHFLIRQTRVNPEYNFNKLGLSPMEKLELLLYIEREFGIEFSEEEIHSIGTVSDLIKHTDWHYSQQHHFHEWSN; encoded by the coding sequence ATGATACAAGTGATTAAAGATCGGGTTGAGTATAACCTACAGCATCATTTTCTTATTCGCCAAACACGTGTTAATCCAGAGTATAATTTCAATAAATTGGGATTAAGTCCAATGGAAAAACTGGAACTACTATTATATATTGAAAGGGAGTTTGGCATCGAATTCTCTGAAGAGGAGATTCATTCTATTGGAACTGTATCAGACTTAATTAAACATACAGACTGGCATTACTCTCAGCAACATCATTTTCATGAGTGGTCTAATTAA